The Cryptomeria japonica chromosome 6, Sugi_1.0, whole genome shotgun sequence genomic interval CAAGGAAGCAGCAATTAATTGCTGAAGCAAATGATAAGGTTAACTAAGCATGATGTTAATAATTAATCAGACGCAGCAATTTATAATCAGCAATTATCAAAGGCAAAGGTTAGTTTAGAAGCATCAAATTAATAAATGGTTATTAAAAGTCAGCGCCTCATTAAGGAAAGAAGGCCACAATCTTATTAAGCAATAATGAGACATAGTGTGATGTTTCAAAAGCAGTGACTCTATAAAAAAGTAGCAAATTAAATAGAAGGACGTGTCCTTTGCAAAAAATGACTCTTGGGAAGAGGTTCGTACTCTTCTAGGAAGGTATAAGGTTTGGTGGGAGCACTATGAGAGAGAGATTAGAACATACTATTTTTTTAGACATTTTATTTGTAAGTTTTAGAATGGGAATTGCTCTATATGAGCAGAATATTTTAAGGATGGAAACATAAGATATAAAGCCATACATCAGAGAAGGTTCCAAAGGATAAGTTGTAGGGTTATAAGGAAACCTATCAGGCCTCTTACTTGAAGTAAAATTGCCGATTCTAGAATAAATTCAGATTTCTGTCACTATAAGAACATTTGGAAGTGATATTGATTGAACTCCGCATTCTTTACTAAGCTATTGATATAATAAAGAGagacatatatatacatttgtatatttcAATACAAATCCTTATGAATATCTGTTTCATTACAGCATTAGACACGTAGTCATTAAGAAAGTTGGCCAAAGTTCGCATTGTTcctaaatggggacattacacccgCTTCTCCTTGCATCAAGCATTTCAAAAGCCTCATTTTCACTCCACTGCTTTGCCTATCAAGGCCCTCGAATCTTTACATCGCCTCACAGCTTGGCATCCCATTTTCCACACCAGTAACTTTGGACATTCAAATAAATTAATGACAGCATACCAAATGGAATGATTTCAAAGCTGATCTCGACTCTCATTTCCACGATCTCTCTCGCCATACATGTGAATTCCTTATCTTCAAGTGTCAGACCTTGGGAGTATGCTCTGCTCATCCTTCCAGTACGTGTTTCCCTAGACCCCTGCCTTTTGGCAAACGCATTGTTCAAACAAAGGAATTCAACGATCAGCAGGGCCAACCAAGGATGCCATGAATAGACCCAAATTTGGATGTAAAATGGAGGGAAACTCTCAAACAGCTCTCAACACATGTGAGCCCATGCTAGGCCTTCAACCTCTATATAAGGCTTTTTTATGGCACTACGATACTCCAAATAAATAACATGCCTAATGAACATGCATGGTTCAtttcattaaacttcaagacaAAAAAAGGTTGAGATAAATATTTCAATCCACCCATTTTGGATAAGCATATTCTGAGACAATTCTCTGATCTCTAGAAAACAATTATTTTAAAGCAATTGATCTGACTAATACCTGGGTTCGTTTCATTGGATCCAATATAGAAACATCTCCAGCCTTCTGCAACATATCTGAGACAAGTATAATGCACAGAGTCAGAATCAATTCTTGACAATTTAACTCAAACTTCATTAACAATGCATTCTGGTTTGCTTAAACAATAAAAAATTTGGAGCTTGGATTTCTCCCccattgaagatattttccaaTCTCCATCAGAAATGCAATTGGATGGATGATTTTACTCAGTAGCATGTATCATGTAGGTTTGCAAGTAGACACTGAAATCCCAGATGCACAAATGAAATAACAAATACTTTTGTCACATGGTCAGTACAGTCAAGAAGACAAACAAtgaaaggaaatgaagaaaatctaAAATGACAAATACTTGTCACATGGTCGTACAGTCAAAAAGACCATCagtaaaagaaaatgaagaaaacctaAAAGGTATAATAACCTCTTGTGTAGGATCTCTGAGCACTTTGCTTGACAGAGATTCTTGCTGCAGATTTTGCCAAATCAATACTTCTCTTCTCAGGGATTGCCTCATTCTTTGAGGAAAGGGAGGATTTTGCCAAGCTGCAAATATGTGATGTAACATTTGTTCGAGAATTGTCTTCAATGGAAGTCTCCTGAAGATTGCTTAGAAAATCTTTATTTGCTTTAGGATATGCATCAGCAGATGCAGCTTTAAGTTTTGACCACAATTCTCTCCGAAGAGTCTGCTCACCAGGTTGTTTAGCCCTTTGTTCTGTATTTTGaacattagaaaaattaattttaaaGATGGGAGTACCTTCAGCCATGGAAAGTCTTGGATGAACAGGATCTGTAAAAAAATCCAGAGCCTTAATTAGCCAAACGCATGGAAAAGACAAACCACAAAGACAAAAGGTGGGTGAGAGAAAGAGAACTCGCCTGAGTTGTCAAGAGATCTACACATATAAGATGAGACCTTCTTTTCCTCATGCCCTGCTCCAGTTGAAGACATTGTCTCACATGGTTCTTGAGATTTCTTTGCAACTTCCTCAGTTTGCTCCATCTTAGAGCTAAATGTTGGAAAAGCCAATGCTTGACATAGAGAATTTGGATAATTAGTCATCAGTACTTTTGCATCAGGGTTTGTTTTATCAGTGTATCCTCCACTTTTTCCAGCTTCACCACAATCTACTGATACAGATAAATTATGGGGAACTTCTGAAGAACATGAATATTTATCCCTTTCAAATGACTTATCTGAATCAAAAATATCCTGATCATCCGATAACGCATCTGTTGACGGTACCATCAGGACACACGTTTTTGGAGGTGACATCCCAAGGTGTGGAGACATTTGTACTGGGGTCTTCATTGGTGGGCAATCGTCTGCTACTTTTTTAAAAAGATCAGGGTATTTGATCCTAAGACTCTTTGGAATCGGGGAGTCATCAGATGATAAAGATTCATCAAACTTCCGAAAATTAACAGTTACAGGAGGAGTTGATTCAACAGAAACATCATTCTGCAGCTGCAATGGTTTTGAGATTGGCCGCATCAGTAAACAGGTTTTTGGGGGAGATATCTCCAGCCCAGGTGTTGCAAACATCTTTGAAGTATCCTCCTTTAAACATTGCAATGAACTGCCCCTGAACATTTGAGTAGACTTCAATGTGTGGCATTTCGAAATTTGCGGAGTCACAACATCAACTTGTTCTGGAATCACAGCCTCTAACTTTTGTGAAGTCACAGCCTCAACTTTTTCTTGAAGCTTATTCAGATGTTGAAAAGGCACTGGTGTTTTTAACACAGAAGCCAGTTCACCTTTATCACCACATGCAGTTGGTGCTGCAGTGAAAAACCCTTTAAAGTCTGTAGAAGTTCTTAATTTGGGAAGTGGTGTCAGAGCAAATAACTCCCTACCACAATCAGTTGTAATGCCCAAAGGCCATGACACGAGGGGTGAAGGGGACAGTGAATTCCTGGAATTATTTAGAGTAAacaaattttcatcatttattgCTGAAGATGAAACTACAGGTGACAGAGGAAGTGGCTGTTTCTCTGAAATATCTGAGTGACAGCTAAATGCTTGTTCAAATTTTGGAAGCCATCCCTGGCAAAACAaagaatttaaattcaaatttacttcaTCATCTCAATCTATGTAAAATTGtgaatgaaaatgaaaacaaaattacTTCAGTACCTGTAATTTGGAATGAGTTGCTAATAATTCTCCTATAAAACACTCGATATCAGGTTCTCCCAATTTGTGGGCAGGATTGGGCTTATGAGCATGAATTACCAGTCCAATCTATAAGAAAATAAGACATCAGCATGTTAAGATAGTTTTCATAGCAATCCAATAAAGGCATTGATTATATTCTCTTGACATTTCAAAGATTTTAATTGTAATCAACCTACTCCATTCATTGGCATGCTGAATGTATTCTCCTTTTGTCAGACCAATCGACCTTAGAAAAAAATAATAGAATACAAATTTGTATACACAGAAATATACCAATTGAATTCTTGTGCATTTTCATGTTTGATAAATTGATCAAATATTGAAGAAAGAGTTAATTGAACAATATTTTTTGATGCACCAccttattttatttttgttctttataCCCTTTATTTTTCTATTCGTACTAATCCTAACTTTTTTTCTtgcaaattaatttttaaattaaataagaaaCTAACCTTCTCTTCTCTAAAAATTATTTGCATGTTTAAAATTATACAAACATTTAAAATTACTTACCCCAACTTTTAACATTTTATACTTTCTCAACAAAGTGTGTCTGTCAAGCAATATACAACTACCAACTTTTCCTAAAAGATGTGGATTGTCATTATATTAGGATACAACAGTACACATTtaatttattttactattttatCCCAATGATTGTATAATGACACACATTATTCTGCGAAAAATTGAGTTACATTCTATTACAATAGAATCCCTTTGGCATAGCATTGGGAATGGCAATCATTTAGTACAAAGAAAACGTGCTGAGCATGGATTGGTATCATAATTCCCATTATGAACTTGGATAACGGTAAGTAAACATATGTTGCAATAAATGAATATTGTTTCAATGTCCTAGACGTCAATGAGGAATAATGTTCTTATTAGTGaaagaataattatttttttaatttgtagtAAGATCTATTTGCATGATAAAGTATGCCTAGATTAGAAGGTATTCTAGTTGGTAATGAGCGTAATCACTACTATTAGCATTAGTTATATATAACAtagaacaaaataataaaaaaagagaGTGAACTCTTTATATGTAATTGTTATTTGTAAtgttccttttttatttttttagattttttctttaAACAATAAAATCTAACTCACAATAAGTTTCACAATTAATTATAAGTATGCAATCaaccttttttgaaaaaaagaaaagaaaagaaaaggggtAAAAAAAATTCAACTCAAAGCAAGAATTACATATCAAAAGGCACCAAGCCCAACAAAGGACAAAACAACTACATATTCCTATCCTCCATGATTAACTTTTCCGAAGTCTTAACGTACTTTGGGGACAAGAGTCCCCAATCATCCACATCCCACCTCTCTAAATTCTCAGAAGCCCATTTAGCCAGGAAATTTGCCACTCTGATCCACTCTTTAGGAATGTAACAGAAAGAAATATATTCCAAAGCAACACATTCAAAATCTTCTTAACCACTAAACTAAGGTTAAATGGCAATTAACTTCATACAACCTTTGTTCATTCAGCATATCCACCACAatctgtgaatcagattcacaaataatcTTCTTCCAACCAAGGGAACAACCTATTTCAACTACATAAAGAACAACTAGAAATTCCATGAGATTATCAAAATGTTTCCCTttatagaaagagaaaaaaaacacaacacctccatcattatcaaaatctttttcatgcacatgcgaacacataataaaatgcccaaaagtatcttatcttctcttgaacaaagtttctcaaatgttgaagattagcttaaggatcacttgagacatcTCCGAGGTTTATAAATGTCAAGTCTTAACGTGTGGATAAGCAtgagtggtcgttgtgattgttgtttcataAGGGACCTTTTCACATAAAGAGAGGCTAATGAAGTACTTTGCGGATGATATGCAATGAAGTTCCTTCCTAGTTCTACTGGATATTtatcaaaaaatagcaaaagatgAGGGTTGAGAGGTTCTAAGCTATCCTAGGAATGAATGGATGAAGGACGACATAAGTGAAACTCTACTAGTCTTAGTATCGCAATACAGGAACAACTACAccaaaactagtgcaatcttctaaggacattcaAAGATTTTCAAATCGCTACTAAGCATAGACACAATCACTTTGAATGCATACCCATGATTAAGCAAAAATTGAACTTGAGTACTTTCAATGATTCCAATTAACCACGCACGatgcacttacaatcagcaagaggctaatGGATTACTGGCTTCACAATATATCAAGTACAACATTTCGTCATTCAATCTAAATACTTAAACTAATATCAAAGATTTACTTGAGAGGATGAAAAATCATGCAATAAGCTTCaaagattgaatagaaacaccataacttcaatgttttattaatCCAAAAGCCTAGTAACAACAATTTTTCAGGTCCTCTAATCACTCTTGAACTCTATCTCTTATAgctaatatctaatatctaatctCTCTAACTGATATCTAAcctcttttacaaatgaaatgagtggagtttatatagtactcccaaatacaatgaagggccaagatcaaatgaagatcaagggccaagattttgccacccaaaccctaattagggtttaataCAATTGGAACCCTATCTAGATAAACATTATCATggaatcaaccaatgagaaaataacaTGTGTTGGCACAGAAATCGAGGAACAATCCTCCAATGAGAAAATGAATCGCCAAATAGGATCATAACAAAATGTCTTCTAGAATCTTGTTTCCTTTCTCCCTTTCCTTTTTGGtatattcaatgaatctagtcactaTGCCCTCTATCTCAGTCATCAAAACTTCAGGTAGAGACTTCAATTGTTCCTCCATGTGCATGACTTCATCGAAGGCTTTGACGATGGCATTCTCCCATTCAGGCTCAAGCTCTTGAATCTTGCTAGCTAATACTACAAGTTCAAGCATATCATCCAACTGTCTTCTAGAAATCATTCTATCAGTCCCATGAAAGATAACTCTTACTCTTTCTTCCAACTCTCTGGCTTCTATAATCATCCCAAGAACGATCTTCCTCTCCAAGACAATCTGTGCTACTTCTACTATCTTATCATGAATACGATGCATATCATCTTGAACTTGATTGCACCCATTTCCAATATCTTCAAAAATGATCTTCTTCATGCGAAGTAGACTACTCCATTGTAGAAAGTTGGGTGCAGATCcttctcttcttattttctctcttgaTAAGACTTCCCTAGGTGTTTTCCTTCTAACTTGCAATAccggaatgataacatctctagcatGAGCAAATGCTTCAAAGGCCTCTATGAGAACATGAGTTCTTCCAAGGACTTCTATGACCGTGTCGAGTGTCTTTATTACGCCCTTCATGAACTAGCTAACTTTGGTATATGAGTCTTCTATCCATGTGTCCATCAATTGTGCCGCATTCCTCATCTTCTCCATATGATCAACTGATTCCGCAGGAAGCAAGGGTGGTGATGTAGCTGTCGGACTATGATGTCTCAATGGTTCTTGGAATTCTTTGAAGTAGTTTCTCCACGCACTTATCTCCTTCTCTAACcttttattcttttctacttccgCTCTTAGCATATAATTAACTACCTTCAATGAATCATTTGCATCACCTATAGCCTATTCTGAGGTGAGCGGACCCAAATCAATAGTCTCCATATCATATTCATCTGTTGTGATTTCATCTTCGTACTTGTCGACTATTGGAGTAGCCATTTGCAACTTCCTAGATCCTTAATCCTCTCTAATCACCTTAGACTTCTCGAGTCCGGCTCAAAAGTTCCCTATGTCATATGTTGGCTCTTCATCAACTACTATCACTTCTCGAGCTAGTCTTTCCTTAAGCCATGCAGGAATAGAGGATCTCACTTCTTGGACATGTGTTTCTTCACGCACCTGCTCATCTCTAGGTGGTGAAGTAGTCTCATCATTGTCTTCTTCTTCGTCTCCTTCGATCTCTTGAGTGTGATGAGTGAGATCTTCTTGTCCTTGTGATGATttatctttgcctttatcattgtgAACTATGGATTCCATTGATTCATTGGCCCCTTGACTTAATTCCTTGTCTACCCTCTGTTCTTCGTGTCTTTCATCCTGGTTCAACTCTTCTTCACGCCTGGAGGAAGGATGACTAGAACTTGATTCATGCTTCTTTCTTGATGACTCCTTTTCTCCACgatcatctttttctcttcaaacctCTTGAGTGAGATGGTTGAGAAGCACACTCACTCGCGCTTGCATCA includes:
- the LOC131076985 gene encoding uncharacterized protein LOC131076985; its protein translation is MPKTIKGHRKSGRKALSNISNCNHPPNQNRTVSKQAEANNNGGDDADDNCAIDRLHAAHKNLSQLIEQIGLVIHAHKPNPAHKLGEPDIECFIGELLATHSKLQGWLPKFEQAFSCHSDISEKQPLPLSPVVSSSAINDENLFTLNNSRNSLSPSPLVSWPLGITTDCGRELFALTPLPKLRTSTDFKGFFTAAPTACGDKGELASVLKTPVPFQHLNKLQEKVEAVTSQKLEAVIPEQVDVVTPQISKCHTLKSTQMFRGSSLQCLKEDTSKMFATPGLEISPPKTCLLMRPISKPLQLQNDVSVESTPPVTVNFRKFDESLSSDDSPIPKSLRIKYPDLFKKVADDCPPMKTPVQMSPHLGMSPPKTCVLMVPSTDALSDDQDIFDSDKSFERDKYSCSSEVPHNLSVSVDCGEAGKSGGYTDKTNPDAKVLMTNYPNSLCQALAFPTFSSKMEQTEEVAKKSQEPCETMSSTGAGHEEKKVSSYMCRSLDNSDPVHPRLSMAEGTPIFKINFSNVQNTEQRAKQPGEQTLRRELWSKLKAASADAYPKANKDFLSNLQETSIEDNSRTNVTSHICSLAKSSLSSKNEAIPEKRSIDLAKSAARISVKQSAQRSYTRDMLQKAGDVSILDPMKRTQMIKPSKTDSTIMRTSRFQRKVKQADETSYTTRFHAP